The Seriola aureovittata isolate HTS-2021-v1 ecotype China chromosome 2, ASM2101889v1, whole genome shotgun sequence genome has a segment encoding these proteins:
- the tmem128 gene encoding transmembrane protein 128, with product MLNDSELATLRNRFKRDAELLMQTTTSGDEDEKSQEEKDAKPLPRINRHSIFWILASVGVTYYVDFFHNIMENDDIKSWWFNVGLVLLGICLSLAMFCIVYLEWFKGIQHYDQEYPAIPPLTTAAFIAASCSFNIALWPVWSFFTPLILFTQFMGVVMFISLLG from the exons ATGCTTAACGATAGCGAGCTGGCAACATTGCGGAATAGATTTAAGAGAGATGCCGAGCTTCTTATGCAAACAACGACATCGGGTGACGAAGATGAAAAGA GTCAGGAGGAAAAAGATGCCAAACCTCTCCCTCGCATTAACAGACACTCCATTTTCTGGATCCTGGCATCCGTAGGTGTGACCTACTATGTGGATTTCTTCCACAATATCATGGAGAATGATGATATCAAAAG TTGGTGGTTCAATGTGGGCCTGGTACTCCTTGGGATCTGCCTGTCTCTGGCCATGTTTTGCATTGTATACCTGGAGTGGTTCAAAGGCATCCAGCACTATGACCAAGAGTACCCTGCCATTCCTCCCCTCACCACTGCAGCCTTTATTGCTGCATCATGCAG ctttaatatagCACTATGGCCAGTGTGGTCCTTCTTCACTCCACTCATCCTCTTCACACAGTTCATGGGTGTAGTCATGTTCATCTCTTTGCTTGGATGA